A portion of the Gallus gallus isolate bGalGal1 chromosome 16, bGalGal1.mat.broiler.GRCg7b, whole genome shotgun sequence genome contains these proteins:
- the LOC121106946 gene encoding uncharacterized protein LOC121106946 isoform X1 — MQSARARHRDSRRSGEPFSEAVYEEIEYSPMREKKMRFSFSDIPVLPGDSPVEGYDDAREVSDPGEHPVPGQGDWQVPRAQEDREGPRDAARGENLHSWRSAGVPEVNGDTSPLSLGSTGYDDADEMSLS, encoded by the exons ATGCAAAGTGCCAGAGCTCGGCACAGAG ACTCCAGGAGATCTGGGGagcccttctctgaagctgtgtACGAGGAGATTGAGTACAGCCCaatgagggagaagaaaatgagattcaGTTTCTCAG ACATCCCTGTTCTGCCTGGTGATTCCCCAGTGGAAGGCTATGATGATGCCAGGGAGGTTTCTGACCCTGGAGAGCATCCTGTCCCAGGGCAGGGAGACTGGCAAGTGCCTAGGGCACAGGAGGACAGAGAGGGACCCAGGGATGCTGCCAGAG GAGAGAATCTGCACTCCTGGAGAAGTGCCGGAGTCCCTGAAGTTAATGGAGACacctcacctctgtcccttgGGAGCACGGGCTATGATGATGCTGATGAGATGTCTCTGTCATAA
- the LOC100859631 gene encoding scavenger receptor cysteine-rich type 1 protein M130-like isoform X1 translates to MGTEGLLSPQMLWLLLWVQLYRGAAEVRLADGSGRCDGRVEVKHQDQWGTVCRVRWDKKDAAVVCKQLGCGSVISAVRSKNFVLGSGRIWLAYVGCRGTESALSDCTHTGWGKHSCTHWDDAGVTCTGFVRLVGGDSRCSGRVEINDRDGWKSVCDSHFSAKAADVVCRDLQCGRALSVTRASPSGEGTGPIWDRELQCVGNETTLSSCPMGTPQDQPCTQTSTAAVSCTRFRLVKGSTACMGRVEVEVQGTWGTLCASRWDLLDAHVLCHHLGCGFAVSVPEGGHFGRGTGPVWSDSFHCKGTESSLDQCSVTALGASPCSHETDAAVICSGLPHNASLRLVGGGSRCDGRVEIFQRGTWGRVLDDQWDMEDASVVCRQLRCGEAEAAYTVPRAERGMGPVGLRGVRCAGHEASLSLCNTSLPEATGIMEDVGAVCQGSRQVRLVDGAGRCAGRVEIYYRGQWGTVCDDAWDTADASVVCRQLSCGWAVEAAGSARFGEGSGHIWLDGVNCSGDETALWNCSAEAWGQHDCGHKEDAGVVCSEFMALRLENSDGCSGRLQVFYNGTWGSVGSNSMTPHTAKLVCKELGCGNGGTREISIFYGRVNGTAWLDHVQCGESNSSFWQCPSDPWELQSYDDVRDETNITCNGKTPVAACPNSTSCTDREKIRAVGGKDGCSGRVEVWHHGSWGTVCDDSWDMQDAEVACRQLGCGPAVSALDEAAFGEGTGPIWLEQVECRGTELSLQACWARTADGGACRHKEDAAVNCLAATSVTASPPQRGIISSH, encoded by the exons ATGGGGACAGAAGGACTCCTATCCCCTCAGATGCTGTGGCTCCTCCTCTGGGTGCAGCTGTACAGAG gggcagcagaggtgaggctgGCGGATGGCAGCGGGCGCTGTGATGGGAGAGTGGAGGTGAAACACCAGGACCAGTGGGGGACTGTGTGTCGTGTCAGATGGGATAAGAAGGATGCAGCGGTGGTTTGtaagcagctgggctgtgggtcAGTAATCAGTGCTGTACGGAGTAAAAATTTTGTGCTAGGATCTGGCCGCATTTGGTTGGCTTATGTCGGCTGTCGAGGCACCGAGTCTGCCCTGTCtgactgcacacacacaggatGGGGTAAACATTCCTGCACACACTGGGACGATGCTGGAGTTACATGTACAG GATTTGTCCGTCTGGTTGGAGGGGACAGCCGCTGCTCAGGACGAGTGGAGATCAATGACAGGGATGGGTGGAAATCTGTCTGTGACTCACACTTTAGTGCCAAAGCTGCTGATGTGGTCTGCAGAGATCTTCAGTGTGGCAGAGCCCTGTCCGTCACCAGAGCAAGTCCCTCTGGAGAAGGGACCGGTCCCATCTgggacagagagctgcagtgtgtgggGAATGAAACCaccctctcctcctgccccatggGGACCCCTCAGGACCAGCCCTGCACCCAGACAAGCACTGCTGCCGTCAGCTGCACAC GGTTCAGGCTGGTGAAAGGCAGCACGGCGTGCATGGGCAGGGTGGAAGTGGAGGTGCAGGGAACATGGGGCACCCTTTGTGCCTCCCGCTGGGACCTCTTGGACGCCCACGTTCTCTGCCATCACCTCGGCTGCGGGTTTGCGGTGTCCGTTCCTGAAGGAGGGCATTTTGGGAGAGGAACCGGCCCGGTCTGGAGTGACTCATTCCATTGTAAGGGGACTGAGTCCAGCCTGGATCAGTGCTCAGTGACCGCCCTGGGGGCCTCTCCGTGCTCCCATGAGACCGATGCTGCCGTCATTTGCTCAG GCCTGCCTCACAACGCATCTCTAAGACTGGTGGGTGGAGGGAGCCGGTGCGACGGGCGCGTGGAGATCTTCCAGCGCGGGACATGGGGCAGAGTCCTGGATGATCAGTGGGACATGGAGGACGCTAGCGTGGTGTGCCGGCAGCTGCGCTGCGGGGAGGCAGAGGCAGCCTACACTGTGCCGAGGGCCGAGCGAGGGATGGGCCCCGTGGGGCTGCGCGGGGTGCGGTGTGCAGGCCACGAGGCCAGCCTGAGCCTCTGCAACACATCCCTGCCCGAGGCCACGGGGATCATGGAGGACGTGGGGGCCGTGTGCCAGG GGAGCCGCCAGGTCCGGCTGGTGGACGGGGCTGGGCGATGTGCAGGGAGAGTGGAGATCTACTACCGGGGGCAGTGGGGCACGGTCTGCGATGATGCCTGGGACACGGCCGACGCCAGCGTGGTTTGCCGCCAGCTGAGCTGCGGATGGGCCGTGGAGGCGGCCGGCTCGGCTCGCTTTGGGGAGGGCTCTGGGCACATCTGGCTGGATGGCGTGAACTGCTCTGGGGACGAAACTGCTCTCTGGAACTGCTCTGCTGAGGCCTGGGGACAGCACGACTGCGGGCACAAGGAGGATGCGGGAGTCGTCTGCTcag AATTCATGGCCCTGAGGCTGGAGAACAGCGATGGCTGCTCCGGGCGCCTGCAAGTTTTCTACAATGGGACGTGGGGGAGTGTTGGCTCCAACTCGATGACTCCTCACACAGCGAAACTGGTGTGCaaggagctgggctgtgggaatGGAGGGACCCGGGAAATCAGCATCTTCTATGGCAGGGTGAATGGCACCGCGTGGCTGGATCACGTGCAGTGTGGGGAGAGCAACAGCTCCTTCTGGCAGTGTCCCTCTGATCCCTGGGAACTGCAGTCGTATGATGATGTGCGAGACGAGACCAACATCACCTGCAATGGTAA GACGCCGGTAGCTGCATGCCCCAATTCCACGAGCTGCACAG ACAGGGAGAAGATCCGTGCTGTGGGAGGCAAGGATGGGTGCTCGGGCAGAGTGGAGGTCTGGCACCATGGCTCCTGGGGAACTGTGTGCGACGACTCGTGGGACATGCAGGATGCCGAGGTggcatgcaggcagctgggctgtggccCTGCGGTGTCTGCCCTGGACGAGGCTGCGTTTGGGGAGGGGACAGGACCCATCTGGCTGGAGCAGGTGGAGTGCAGGGGCACGGAGCTATCTCTGCAGGCTTGCTGGGCCCGGACTGCGGATGGCGGTGCCTGCCGGCATAAGGAAGATGCAGCTGTGAACTGCTTGG ctgcaacCAGCGTGACAGCATCCCCCCCACAAAGAGGTATCATCTCCTCCCACTGA
- the LOC112533554 gene encoding olfactory receptor 6M1-like — protein MGQGNETVVTEFILEGFSGLNQRLQLFLSLVFLLIYLTTVMGNATIIFLVCVDNRLQIPMYFFIGNLAFLEICFTSCTSIKLLVILSSGRRTISVSACFVQSYFYFALGCTELILLVVMSFDRYLAICQPLHYAAIMTQQLCMLLVVAAWVAGFTFMSYHLVLLSKLTFCGSNKIQHFFCDNSPLFQLSCSDTNLLWRIGSVLILFILLGSLCLTLSSYVCILFCILRMPSRRKKAFATCSSHLTSLAIAFGSCLDLYSHPSERVSLETNKLVALLNTVLYPFLNPFIYSLRNKLVVLVLKDAIAHATAQLFPQSRCISGQ, from the coding sequence ATGGGACAAGGAAATGAAACTGTCGTTACTGAATTCATCCTCGAGGGTTTCTCAGGGCTTAATCAAAGGCTACAGCTATTTCTCTCTCTGGTCTTTCTACTCATCTACCTGACAACGGTGATGGGGAATGCAACCATCATTTTCCTCGTGTGTGTGGATAACCGCCTGCAAATCCCTATGTACTTTTTCATTGGCAATCTGGCATTCCTGGAAATCTGCTTTACATCCTGCACAAGCATCAAATTGTTGGTGATTCTGAGCTCTGGCAGGAGAACAATCTCTGTAAGTGCCTGCTTTGTCCAGTCCTATTTCTACTTTGCCCTGGGATGTACGGAGTTGATTCTCCTTGTGGTCATGTCCTTTGACCGTTACCTTGCCATCTGCCAGCCTTTGCACTATGCTGCCATCATGAcgcagcagctctgcatgctCCTGGTTGTTGCTGCTTGGGTCGCAGGCTTCACATTCATGAGTTACCACCTGGTACTGCTCTCAAAGCTCACTTTCTGTGGTTCAAACAAGATCCAGCACTTTTTTTGTGACAACTCCCCCTTGTTCCAGCTGTCCTGCTCTGACACCAACTTGCTCTGGAGAATAGGCTCCGTTTTGATCCTCTTCATTCTGCTGGGTTCATTGTGTTTAACTCTGTCATCTTATGTGTGCATCTTGTTCTGTATTCTACGCATGCcttccaggaggaaaaaagcttttgctacTTGTTCTTCCCATCTCACCAGCTTGGCCATTGCATTTGGAAGCTGCCTTGATCTCTATTCCCATCCCTCGGAACGTGTTTCTTTGGAGACCAACAAACTTGTGGCTTTACTGAACACTGTCCTGTACCCGTTCTTAAACCCTTTCATCTACAGCCTTAGAAACAAGCTTGTGGTGCTGGTCCTGAAGGATGCCATTGCCCATGCAACAGCGCAGCTTTTCCCTCAGTCACGATGCATTTCTGGACAGTAA